The region TTCGGCGACCCACCCGCGGTTCGTGTTGGGCGTGACGCTCGTCCTGACGGTCGCCTTCGGTCTCCAGTTCCCGAAGATCAGGATCGACACGGACCCCAAGAACATGCTTCCGGAGACCTCCCAGGTCCGGCGGTACAACGACCAGGTCGAGGGGTGGTTCGGACTGCACCCCGACGTGATCGTCGTGGGGATACGGAATGAACGAGGTCTCTTCAACACCGGAAGCCTCCGGCGGATCGAGCGGATCACGGACGAGATCCTTTCGCTTCCCGGCGTCGTCGCGCGGGACGTGATCGGCCTACCCACGGTGGACGACGTGACCGTGGACGGGGAGGCCCTCCGGGCACAGCCACTCCTTGGCCGGGTCCCCGAAAGTGAGGAGGACCTTGCCGCGCTGAAGAAGCAGATTACAAGCAACCCCCTCGTGGTCAACCGACTCGTGTCCGCCGATGGGAAGATGTCGGCGATCTACGTTCCCATCGAGAAGGGAGCCAACGGGAAGATCGTCGCGGACCGTATCAAGGAAATCGTCTCCGCGGAGAAAGGTCCGGAGCGGTTCTTCGTTGCCGGCGACCCCGTTGCCCGCGACACCTTCGGCATCGAGATGTTCCGCCAGATGGCCTGGTTCTCCCCCCTTGCGGGGATGGTGATGATGGTCGCGCTCTACTTCATGTTCCGCAGCGCAATCCTGGTAATCGCGAACATGGCCGTGGCGATGATCTCCATCATATGGGCGTTGGGGTTATTTATCGGGCTGGGGGTGCCGATCCACATCATGGCCTCGATGGCCCCCGTTTTCCTGATGGCCATCAGCACCGACACCGTGCACATCTTCAACGAGTTCTACTTCCGGTACAAGGACATACGCGACAAGCGGGAGGCGGTCCTCCAGACGATGGAGGCCACCGGCGCCCCGATCGCCTATTCGGATCTCACTACGGCGGCGGGCTTCGCCTCGCTGGCCGTGGGCCCCATCGTACCGGTGAAAATCTTCGGCCTCCTGGTGGCCTTCGGGACCCTCGTCATCCTCCTGATGAGCTTCACCCTGGTTCCCGCCTTGATGGCCCTGATGAAGGAGGAGCGCATCGAGCGGGTGAACCTCAGGAAGGATCCGGGCGGGGTCGTCTCCCGGTGGCTTTACGGCGTGGGCCGCTTCGCGACGGGCCGCAAGACGGCCGTGGTCCTCGCGGGAGCCCTGC is a window of Candidatus Deferrimicrobiaceae bacterium DNA encoding:
- a CDS encoding MMPL family transporter, with product SATHPRFVLGVTLVLTVAFGLQFPKIRIDTDPKNMLPETSQVRRYNDQVEGWFGLHPDVIVVGIRNERGLFNTGSLRRIERITDEILSLPGVVARDVIGLPTVDDVTVDGEALRAQPLLGRVPESEEDLAALKKQITSNPLVVNRLVSADGKMSAIYVPIEKGANGKIVADRIKEIVSAEKGPERFFVAGDPVARDTFGIEMFRQMAWFSPLAGMVMMVALYFMFRSAILVIANMAVAMISIIWALGLFIGLGVPIHIMASMAPVFLMAISTDTVHIFNEFYFRYKDIRDKREAVLQTMEATGAPIAYSDLTTAAGFASLAVGPIVPVKIFGLLVAFGTLVILLMSFTLVPALMALMKEERIERVNLRKDPGGVVSRWLYGVGRFATGRKTAVVLAGALLIAVSAVGIARIRVNNNMIHWFKTGSEVRKADRILNESLGGTASLYLVADAKDDGGIADPRVLQSLDGLQKEIEKQYPVGKTVSVADYVKRVNRVLHDDDPAYETVPDSRETIGQYLLLFSMAAKARDLNNVIDYPYRKANVVVQLKSWDAVDTKALLEKIRGDLRANPIPGVEIRPAGIAY